One Actinoplanes missouriensis 431 DNA segment encodes these proteins:
- the glpK gene encoding glycerol kinase GlpK — translation MAHFVGAIDQGTTSTRFMIFDRAGREIARHQIEHRQILPAAGWVEHDATEIWENTLKTISVALAEAGLTSGDLAAIGITNQRESVVAWDRTTGKPCHNVIVWQDTRTDALVSRLDAAFVRDRTGLPPATYFSATKIQWLLENVDGLRARAEAGDVLFGTIDSWLIWNLTGGQHLTDVTNASRTMLMDLESLQWDQQLLDLFGITRAMLPEIRPSAEIYGHFEGVPIAAAIGDQQAALFGQTCFAPGEAKCTYGTGGFLLMNTGSTPVRSSHGLITTVGYQFGSTVTYALEGSIAVAGAAIQWLRDQLGVLDSAAASETLAAEVEDSAGICFVPAFSGLFAPYWRPDARAAIVGLSRYHTAAHITRAALEAICYQTRDVVEAMAQDSGTTLDCLQVDGGVTGNALCMQLQADILGVPVSRPAVAETTALGAAYAAGLQVGFWHSVDDLRANWHEDRRWQPTWSLERREEGITRWKAAIDRTLGWVG, via the coding sequence GTGGCGCACTTCGTCGGCGCGATCGATCAAGGCACCACCAGCACACGCTTCATGATTTTCGACCGGGCCGGCCGGGAGATCGCCCGGCACCAGATCGAGCACCGGCAGATCCTGCCGGCCGCCGGCTGGGTCGAGCACGACGCGACGGAGATCTGGGAGAACACGCTGAAGACGATCAGCGTGGCGCTCGCCGAGGCCGGGCTCACGTCGGGTGACCTGGCCGCGATCGGGATCACGAACCAGCGGGAGAGCGTGGTCGCCTGGGACCGGACGACCGGGAAGCCCTGTCACAACGTGATCGTGTGGCAGGACACCCGTACCGATGCCCTGGTCTCCCGCCTCGACGCGGCGTTCGTCCGGGACCGCACCGGCCTTCCGCCGGCCACCTACTTCTCCGCCACGAAGATCCAATGGCTGCTGGAGAACGTGGACGGGCTGCGGGCCCGCGCCGAGGCCGGCGACGTGCTGTTCGGGACCATCGACAGCTGGCTGATCTGGAACCTCACCGGCGGTCAGCACCTCACCGACGTGACGAACGCCAGCCGCACCATGCTGATGGATCTCGAATCGCTCCAGTGGGATCAGCAGCTGCTCGACCTCTTCGGGATCACCCGCGCGATGCTCCCGGAGATCCGGCCGTCCGCCGAGATCTACGGACACTTCGAGGGGGTGCCGATCGCCGCCGCGATCGGTGACCAGCAGGCCGCGCTCTTCGGGCAGACCTGTTTCGCCCCCGGCGAGGCCAAGTGCACCTACGGCACCGGCGGCTTCCTGCTGATGAACACCGGCAGCACACCGGTCCGCTCCAGCCACGGACTGATCACCACGGTCGGCTACCAGTTCGGCTCGACCGTCACCTACGCGCTGGAGGGGTCGATCGCGGTGGCCGGCGCCGCCATCCAGTGGCTGCGCGACCAGCTCGGCGTGCTCGACTCGGCCGCGGCGAGCGAAACCCTCGCCGCCGAGGTGGAGGACAGCGCCGGCATCTGCTTCGTCCCGGCGTTCTCCGGGCTGTTCGCACCGTACTGGCGGCCGGACGCCCGGGCCGCGATCGTCGGGCTGTCCCGTTACCACACCGCCGCGCACATCACCCGGGCCGCGCTCGAGGCGATCTGCTACCAGACCCGCGACGTGGTCGAGGCGATGGCGCAGGACTCCGGCACCACCCTGGACTGCCTGCAGGTCGACGGCGGCGTGACCGGCAACGCGCTCTGCATGCAGCTGCAGGCCGACATCCTCGGCGTGCCGGTGAGCCGGCCCGCCGTCGCCGAGACGACCGCGCTGGGCGCCGCGTACGCGGCCGGGCTCCAGGTCGGCTTCTGGCACTCCGTCGACGACCTGCGCGCCAACTGGCACGAGGACCGGCGCTGGCAGCCGACCTGGTCGCTCGAGCGACGCGAAGAAGGCATCACCCGCTGGAAGGCGGCCATCGACCGCACCCTCGGCTGGGTCGGCTGA
- a CDS encoding IclR family transcriptional regulator: MPGLIQSIERSSAVLRLLAADRLRVGEVAEALDLPKSTAHSILRTLEHVGFVEQDPRTTRYRLGRGVLELRTAGFDVNELRARALDWADTLAARSGQEVRIGVLRDRRVLVVHHVFRPDDSAQSMGIGRTLPAHATALGKTLLAYHPTAAAGLARDGLDAYTRRTVTQRQDLARQLGEARVRGWGFVVEERQAGEAAIAAPLRTIGGLVVGAIGISGPVEVLCDTRRQARPALVEHVCASARSISRDLAAGS; the protein is encoded by the coding sequence GTGCCGGGCCTGATCCAGTCCATCGAGCGGTCCTCCGCCGTGCTGCGGCTGCTCGCCGCCGACCGGCTGCGGGTCGGTGAGGTGGCCGAGGCGCTCGACCTGCCCAAGTCCACCGCGCACAGCATCCTGCGCACGCTGGAGCACGTCGGCTTCGTCGAGCAGGATCCGCGCACCACGCGGTACCGGCTGGGCCGGGGCGTGCTGGAGCTGCGGACGGCCGGATTCGACGTCAACGAGCTGCGGGCCCGCGCGCTGGACTGGGCGGACACGCTCGCCGCGCGCAGCGGCCAGGAGGTGCGCATCGGCGTGCTGCGGGACCGCCGGGTGCTCGTCGTGCACCACGTGTTCCGGCCGGACGACTCGGCCCAGTCGATGGGCATCGGCCGGACACTCCCGGCGCACGCCACGGCTCTCGGCAAGACGCTGCTCGCCTACCATCCGACGGCGGCTGCCGGGCTGGCTCGGGACGGCTTGGACGCGTACACACGGAGGACCGTGACCCAGCGCCAGGATCTGGCCCGGCAATTGGGTGAGGCCCGGGTGCGGGGGTGGGGTTTCGTGGTCGAGGAACGGCAGGCCGGGGAGGCCGCGATCGCGGCGCCGCTGCGCACGATCGGTGGCCTGGTGGTCGGCGCGATCGGCATCTCCGGACCGGTCGAGGTCCTCTGCGACACCCGGCGGCAGGCCCGGCCGGCGCTCGTCGAGCACGTGTGCGCGAGCGCCCGGTCCATCTCCCGCGATCTGGCGGCCGGATCGTGA
- the glpK gene encoding glycerol kinase GlpK: protein MSDRYVLAIDQGTTSTRCILFDRRATVVSVVRGEHPQSYPRPGWVEHDAARIWRDVQRLIRKALREAGIGLDQVAAIGIANQRETVVLWDRATGQPVAPAISWQDTRTEELVARLDAGFVRERTGLPPATYFSAAKIQWLLAEHDLGARAARGEVLFGTMDSWLIWNLTGGSHLTDVTNASRTMLMDLESLEWDGELLDRFAIPRAMLPEIRSSAEIYGHFEGTPIAAAIGDQQAALFGQTCFAPGEAKCTYGTGGFLLMNTGTTPVRSRHGLITTVGYRIGDEPPVFALEGSIGTAGSLVQWVRDGLDLIGTASEIETLAATVDDNGGCYIVPAFSGLFAPYWRSEARGVIVGLTSYITKGHLARAVLEATGWQTRDVVDAMNADAGLTLTSLSVDGGMTADNLLMQFVADVLQVPVVRPMVAETVSLGAAYAAGLAVGYWSDLRDLRANRHPAGRWVPAMDLEKRAAEYANWRRAVECAVLFSR, encoded by the coding sequence ATGAGCGACAGGTACGTGCTCGCGATCGACCAGGGGACCACCTCGACGCGCTGCATCCTGTTCGACCGCCGGGCGACAGTGGTCTCGGTGGTGCGCGGCGAGCATCCGCAGTCCTACCCGCGACCGGGCTGGGTGGAGCACGACGCGGCCCGGATCTGGCGGGACGTGCAGCGGCTGATCCGCAAGGCGCTGCGCGAGGCCGGGATCGGGCTGGACCAGGTCGCCGCGATCGGGATCGCCAACCAGCGCGAGACGGTGGTGCTCTGGGACCGGGCGACCGGGCAGCCGGTGGCGCCGGCGATCTCCTGGCAGGACACCCGCACGGAGGAGTTGGTCGCCCGCCTCGACGCCGGGTTCGTGCGGGAGCGCACCGGGTTGCCACCGGCCACCTACTTCTCCGCCGCCAAGATCCAATGGTTGCTGGCGGAGCACGATCTCGGCGCGCGGGCGGCACGGGGTGAGGTGCTGTTCGGGACCATGGACAGCTGGCTGATCTGGAACCTGACCGGCGGGTCGCATCTGACCGACGTGACGAACGCCAGCCGTACCATGTTGATGGATCTTGAATCGTTGGAGTGGGACGGCGAACTCCTGGACCGGTTCGCGATTCCGCGCGCGATGCTGCCGGAAATCCGCTCGTCAGCGGAGATCTACGGGCATTTCGAGGGTACGCCCATCGCCGCCGCCATCGGTGACCAGCAGGCCGCGCTCTTCGGGCAGACCTGTTTCGCCCCCGGCGAGGCCAAGTGCACCTACGGCACCGGCGGCTTCCTGCTGATGAACACCGGGACGACCCCGGTCCGCTCCCGCCACGGGCTGATCACCACGGTCGGCTACCGGATCGGCGACGAACCGCCGGTCTTCGCCCTGGAGGGCTCGATCGGCACGGCCGGTTCGCTGGTCCAGTGGGTGCGCGACGGGCTCGACCTGATCGGCACCGCGTCGGAGATCGAGACCCTGGCCGCGACCGTCGACGACAACGGCGGCTGCTACATCGTGCCGGCCTTCTCCGGCCTGTTCGCGCCGTACTGGCGCAGCGAGGCCCGCGGGGTGATCGTCGGGCTGACCTCCTACATCACCAAGGGTCACCTGGCCCGGGCGGTCCTGGAGGCGACCGGCTGGCAGACCCGGGACGTGGTCGACGCGATGAACGCCGACGCCGGCCTGACGCTGACCTCGCTCAGCGTCGACGGCGGCATGACCGCGGACAACCTGCTGATGCAGTTCGTCGCGGACGTGCTGCAGGTGCCGGTGGTCCGGCCGATGGTGGCCGAGACGGTGTCGCTCGGCGCCGCCTACGCGGCCGGTCTGGCTGTCGGATACTGGTCCGACCTGCGGGATCTGCGAGCCAATCGGCATCCCGCCGGTCGCTGGGTGCCGGCCATGGACCTGGAGAAACGCGCCGCGGAGTACGCGAACTGGCGTCGCGCGGTGGAGTGCGCGGTGTTGTTCAGCCGATAA
- a CDS encoding M1 family metallopeptidase, whose protein sequence is MRRLLTAALAAALILVGTPAMAHPKAAPTPGGPGVGDEYYPDYGNSGYDVSHYDIRLRYTPATDRLTGTTTILAKATQDLSRLNLDFLLDVSSVRVNNRPATFTREGEHELVVTPARPVAAGGALTIVVQYAGVPSTEVGAGYTAWIRTPDGALAVGEPEIAWWWYPSNDHPSDKATFDVSVSVPDGVEAISNGIQPRPPVRETLGYTRWSWRSLKPQATYLTFLAVGQYDVTTDTTENGLPVYNAYSQLLSEEFRFAAEASVERTAEIVDWESTVFGPYPFEALGGVVTPPDTLGFALETQTRPNYSSAFFRRGANTYVVAHENAHQWFGDSVSVAEWKHIWLNEGFASYAEWLWSEKNDEGTAQEIFDYLYATYPDDADIWTTAPAEPGVEQLFGDAVYDRGAMTLHQLRLAVGDEDFFEIVRTWAATQKYGNATTEEFIALAEKISGEDLDALFEAWLFTPSKPVVAQTLALRSAPQAPKSWAAISAAHDLLHH, encoded by the coding sequence GTGCGCAGACTGCTCACCGCAGCACTCGCCGCCGCCCTCATCCTCGTCGGCACCCCGGCAATGGCACATCCTAAGGCCGCACCCACCCCCGGTGGCCCCGGAGTGGGCGACGAGTACTACCCGGACTACGGCAACAGCGGGTACGACGTCTCCCACTACGACATCCGGCTGCGCTACACGCCGGCCACCGACCGGCTCACCGGCACCACCACGATCCTGGCGAAGGCCACCCAGGACCTGAGCCGGCTCAACCTCGACTTCCTGCTGGACGTCTCGTCGGTACGGGTCAACAACCGTCCTGCCACGTTCACCCGGGAGGGCGAGCACGAACTCGTCGTCACCCCGGCCCGCCCGGTCGCGGCCGGCGGCGCGCTCACCATCGTCGTGCAGTACGCGGGCGTGCCCTCCACCGAGGTCGGCGCCGGGTACACCGCGTGGATCCGTACCCCGGACGGCGCCCTCGCCGTCGGTGAGCCGGAGATCGCCTGGTGGTGGTACCCGAGCAACGACCACCCGTCGGACAAGGCCACCTTCGACGTCTCGGTGTCGGTGCCGGACGGCGTCGAGGCGATCAGCAACGGCATCCAGCCGCGGCCGCCGGTCCGCGAGACGCTCGGGTACACCCGGTGGAGCTGGCGGTCGCTGAAGCCGCAGGCCACCTACCTGACGTTCCTCGCGGTCGGCCAGTACGACGTCACCACGGACACCACCGAGAACGGGCTGCCGGTCTACAACGCGTATTCGCAGCTGCTCAGCGAGGAGTTCCGGTTCGCGGCGGAGGCCAGTGTGGAGCGGACCGCGGAGATCGTGGACTGGGAGAGCACGGTGTTCGGCCCGTACCCGTTCGAGGCACTCGGCGGCGTGGTCACGCCGCCGGACACGCTCGGTTTCGCGCTGGAGACCCAGACCCGGCCGAACTACTCGTCCGCGTTCTTCCGGCGCGGCGCCAACACCTACGTGGTCGCTCACGAGAACGCCCACCAGTGGTTCGGTGACTCGGTCTCGGTGGCCGAGTGGAAGCACATCTGGCTTAACGAGGGCTTCGCCAGTTACGCCGAGTGGCTCTGGTCGGAGAAGAACGACGAGGGCACCGCGCAGGAGATCTTCGACTACCTGTACGCGACGTACCCCGACGACGCGGACATCTGGACCACCGCCCCGGCCGAGCCGGGCGTGGAGCAGTTGTTCGGTGACGCCGTCTACGACCGGGGCGCCATGACCCTGCACCAGCTGCGCCTCGCCGTCGGCGACGAGGACTTCTTCGAGATCGTGCGGACCTGGGCGGCGACGCAGAAGTACGGCAACGCCACCACCGAGGAGTTCATCGCCCTCGCCGAGAAGATCTCCGGGGAGGACCTGGACGCGCTCTTCGAGGCGTGGCTCTTCACACCGTCGAAGCCGGTGGTCGCACAGACGCTCGCGCTGCGGTCGGCGCCTCAGGCGCCGAAGTCGTGGGCCGCGATCAGCGCGGCCCACGACCTGCTGCACCACTAG
- a CDS encoding alpha/beta hydrolase: MNVPTSATAGSRPGPKPTDTSCATTGSVDFGVDLAGSGWKFTTGDDTAWSDPSFADTTWRDWSVPDNWGDHADLSGYDGYAWYRKSFTLPARPAGVTDSTIIAALGKIDDADQVFLNGTEIGHTGGFPPSFDSTWEVPREYYPADGLLRWGATNVLAVRIYDGTGGGGFYQGPVGLFSKARLRALAGVTGTAATRTQLAQACAVLSRQHRAVAAGDVRGYAATLASGFFHQGDTAERRITELRALLKKGKVTLTDSQAEVFVDAQGRLVVDTIRTWTGLPTTRELLYLDPRKLVEIGDHARFFRDDYDSAAMKRRAQFNVYLPKGYTRTTAKRFPVVYMLNGFNGSNIEWEARDIDTVLDKLGVNAIVVFPDGDSGWYVDTSAGNFRSMIVNEIVPMVDRVYRTIPDRDHRGISGVSMGGQGAFTLGLKNPDVFSSIASHMGALSLAPLVGTTEERAANAGLRPLTLVAGMSAAELNRHRFYFDGGDSDEYRFGAAAQQMSTALAAKGVKHDYQLGAGRHDDAYWMPKLDRSFALHAEQFAAHPVR; encoded by the coding sequence GTGAACGTTCCCACATCGGCTACGGCCGGGTCACGACCCGGCCCGAAACCCACCGACACGTCCTGCGCCACCACCGGTTCCGTCGACTTCGGGGTGGATCTCGCCGGCAGCGGATGGAAGTTCACCACCGGCGACGACACCGCCTGGTCCGACCCGTCCTTCGCGGACACCACCTGGCGCGACTGGAGCGTCCCGGACAACTGGGGTGACCACGCCGACCTCTCCGGTTACGACGGCTACGCCTGGTACCGCAAGAGCTTCACGCTGCCGGCCCGCCCCGCCGGCGTCACCGACTCCACGATCATCGCGGCGCTCGGCAAGATCGACGACGCGGACCAGGTCTTCCTCAACGGCACCGAGATCGGGCACACCGGCGGCTTCCCGCCGTCGTTCGACTCGACATGGGAGGTTCCGCGGGAGTACTACCCGGCCGACGGGCTGCTCCGGTGGGGCGCCACCAACGTGCTCGCCGTGCGGATCTACGACGGCACCGGGGGCGGCGGCTTCTACCAGGGACCGGTCGGCCTCTTCTCCAAGGCACGGCTGCGGGCACTCGCCGGCGTCACCGGGACCGCTGCCACCCGTACCCAATTGGCGCAGGCCTGTGCCGTGCTGAGCCGGCAGCATCGCGCCGTGGCCGCCGGGGATGTCCGCGGCTATGCCGCAACGCTGGCCTCGGGTTTCTTCCACCAGGGTGACACCGCGGAGCGCCGGATCACCGAGCTGCGCGCGCTGCTGAAGAAGGGCAAGGTCACGCTGACCGACAGCCAGGCGGAGGTGTTCGTCGACGCGCAGGGTCGCCTCGTGGTGGACACCATCCGCACCTGGACCGGTCTGCCCACCACCCGGGAGCTGCTCTATCTCGACCCGCGCAAGCTCGTGGAGATCGGTGATCACGCCCGGTTCTTCCGGGACGACTACGACTCGGCCGCGATGAAGCGGCGGGCGCAGTTCAACGTCTACCTGCCGAAGGGCTACACCCGGACGACGGCGAAGCGGTTCCCGGTGGTCTACATGCTCAACGGCTTCAACGGCAGCAACATCGAGTGGGAGGCACGGGACATCGACACCGTGCTCGACAAGCTGGGTGTGAACGCGATCGTGGTCTTCCCGGACGGCGACAGCGGCTGGTACGTCGACACCTCCGCCGGCAACTTCCGCTCGATGATCGTCAACGAGATCGTGCCGATGGTGGACCGGGTCTACCGGACCATCCCGGACCGCGACCACCGGGGCATCAGCGGTGTGTCGATGGGCGGGCAGGGCGCGTTCACGCTCGGCCTGAAAAATCCGGACGTGTTCAGCTCGATCGCCAGCCACATGGGCGCGCTCAGCCTCGCGCCGCTGGTCGGCACCACCGAGGAACGCGCCGCGAACGCCGGCCTCCGGCCGCTCACCCTGGTCGCCGGGATGTCCGCCGCCGAGCTGAACCGGCACCGGTTCTACTTCGACGGCGGTGACTCCGACGAGTACCGGTTCGGCGCGGCCGCCCAGCAGATGAGCACCGCGCTCGCCGCGAAGGGCGTCAAGCACGACTATCAGCTCGGAGCTGGGCGGCACGACGACGCGTACTGGATGCCGAAGCTGGACCGGTCCTTCGCACTGCACGCCGAACAGTTCGCCGCGCACCCGGTCCGCTAG
- a CDS encoding bifunctional polysaccharide deacetylase/glycosyltransferase family 2 protein yields MPEPRWVIFAVLLTLFASILLVNGLVEGEFTQDGAIESTAQTDQVPDAALTGGPIIQTDGTTTTTVEAGAKQIVLTFDDGPDPEYTPEILDVLEKYDVPATFFMIGSEISKYPDLVRRVIAEGNEVGVHTFTHPEMSGKGEWRRTVEMQETQYALAGAAGVTSVIFRPPYSSTVAALDDTNWSVMAEMGASGYLTVVNDLDSRDWESGVTNADIVEAVTPEDGEGAVLLFHDGGGDRSNTAEALATVIPELLEQGYTFTTIAALTGMETVNPKATTQELVIGTSLVGAVQIARNTTIWFSGLLLLFGVLTVGRLAVMLILGRRHANRHRTGRRRAGGVVPNTWGRPYTEPVTVIVPAYNEKECIADTVRSLAASTHPIRIIVVDDGSTDGTAEIAERLGYPNVTVIWQPNSGKPAALNTGIAAADTEVVVMMDGDTVFEPDTVRLLVQPFADATIGAVAGNAKVANRKGLIALWQHIEYVVGFSIDRRAYDVMRCMATVPGAIGAFRREALRQVDGLSDDTLAEDTDLTIAIIRAGWRVVYEEHARAWTEAPTTISQLWRQRYRWSYGTMQAMWKHRGTLVERGTGGRFGRRGLLNLLLFQTLMPLLSPLIDVFLIYGFLFLDPVETATAWLAMLGIQIASTVYAFRLDGEKLTPVLMVPLQQFVYRQLMYLVLIQSVLAALGGIRLGWQKLHRAGGLSALLSTRTPSGG; encoded by the coding sequence GTGCCCGAACCCCGCTGGGTGATCTTCGCGGTGCTGCTCACCCTGTTCGCGAGCATCCTGCTGGTGAACGGACTCGTCGAGGGCGAGTTCACCCAGGACGGCGCGATCGAATCCACCGCGCAGACCGACCAGGTCCCCGACGCGGCGCTGACCGGCGGCCCGATCATCCAGACCGACGGGACCACCACCACGACCGTCGAGGCCGGCGCCAAGCAGATCGTGCTGACCTTCGACGACGGCCCGGACCCGGAGTACACCCCGGAGATCCTGGACGTCCTGGAGAAGTACGACGTGCCGGCCACGTTCTTCATGATCGGCTCGGAGATCAGCAAGTATCCCGACCTGGTCCGCCGCGTGATCGCCGAGGGCAACGAGGTCGGCGTACACACGTTCACCCACCCGGAGATGTCCGGCAAGGGCGAGTGGCGGCGCACGGTGGAGATGCAGGAAACCCAGTACGCGCTGGCCGGCGCCGCCGGGGTGACCAGCGTGATCTTCCGCCCGCCGTACTCGTCGACCGTGGCGGCGCTGGACGACACCAACTGGTCGGTGATGGCCGAGATGGGCGCGAGCGGTTACCTCACCGTGGTCAACGACCTGGACAGCCGCGACTGGGAGTCCGGCGTGACGAACGCCGACATCGTCGAGGCGGTCACCCCGGAGGACGGCGAGGGCGCGGTCCTGCTCTTCCACGACGGCGGCGGCGACCGGTCGAACACCGCCGAGGCACTCGCCACGGTGATCCCGGAGCTGCTGGAGCAGGGCTACACGTTCACCACGATCGCGGCGCTCACCGGCATGGAGACGGTCAACCCGAAGGCCACCACCCAGGAGCTGGTGATCGGCACGAGCCTGGTCGGCGCGGTGCAGATCGCCCGGAACACCACCATCTGGTTCTCCGGGCTGCTGCTGCTCTTCGGCGTGCTCACGGTGGGCCGGCTGGCGGTGATGCTGATCCTCGGCCGCCGGCACGCGAACCGGCACCGCACGGGCCGGCGACGAGCCGGGGGCGTGGTCCCGAACACCTGGGGACGGCCGTACACCGAGCCGGTCACGGTGATCGTCCCGGCGTACAACGAGAAGGAGTGCATCGCCGACACCGTGCGGTCACTCGCCGCCAGCACCCACCCGATCCGGATCATCGTGGTGGACGACGGCTCCACCGACGGCACCGCGGAGATCGCCGAACGGCTCGGCTATCCGAACGTCACGGTGATCTGGCAGCCGAACAGCGGCAAGCCGGCGGCGCTGAACACCGGGATCGCGGCGGCCGACACCGAGGTCGTGGTGATGATGGACGGTGACACGGTCTTCGAGCCGGACACCGTACGCCTGCTCGTGCAGCCCTTCGCCGACGCCACGATCGGCGCGGTCGCCGGCAACGCCAAGGTCGCCAACCGGAAGGGACTGATCGCCCTCTGGCAGCACATCGAGTACGTCGTCGGGTTCAGCATCGACCGCCGCGCGTACGACGTGATGCGCTGCATGGCGACCGTCCCGGGCGCGATCGGCGCGTTCCGCCGGGAGGCGCTGCGCCAGGTCGACGGCCTGTCCGACGACACCCTGGCGGAGGACACCGACCTCACCATCGCGATCATCCGGGCCGGCTGGCGGGTGGTGTACGAGGAGCACGCCCGCGCCTGGACCGAGGCGCCCACCACGATCTCGCAGCTGTGGCGTCAGCGCTACCGGTGGAGTTACGGCACCATGCAGGCGATGTGGAAGCACCGCGGCACGCTCGTCGAGCGCGGCACGGGCGGCCGGTTCGGCCGTCGCGGCCTGCTCAACCTGCTGCTCTTCCAGACCCTCATGCCGCTGCTCTCCCCGCTGATCGACGTCTTTCTGATCTACGGGTTCCTGTTCCTGGACCCGGTGGAGACCGCCACCGCGTGGCTCGCCATGCTCGGCATCCAGATCGCCAGCACGGTGTATGCGTTCCGGCTCGACGGCGAGAAGCTCACACCGGTCCTGATGGTCCCGCTGCAGCAGTTCGTCTACCGCCAGCTGATGTACCTCGTGCTGATCCAGTCGGTGCTGGCGGCCCTCGGCGGCATCCGCCTCGGCTGGCAGAAGCTGCACCGCGCCGGCGGCCTGAGCGCCCTGCTCAGCACCCGCACCCCGAGCGGCGGCTGA
- a CDS encoding glycoside hydrolase family 18 protein, translated as MTEKCNYLGMHPISRPLACLAVAGILFAGACTNPADAETQPIAAPAVSVSAASASASPAVSVSASPSATAGASPSVSAGLASSAPASATAPAPASASAGDDEGPVVAPYVDILGTGTDIEEVHEKTGLTDFSLAFVLADAAGTCTPTWGGTTALDDSAVAGEIEAIDGIGGEVIVSTGGATGTYLENVCSSGDLADAYADALDAAGSNHLDVDIEQDVDHRTVAAALAELQAGRGTAISLTLPVGGTETGLTDADVELLRTLADAGVELTVNAMTMNFSYDSGWGEAMTEATEAVHADLATVWPGRTEAQLYAMLGVTPMIGVNDTGPVTTVANARTVLAFAAAKGLGFVRFWSVNRDNGDCGDGELSGTCSGISQSDYAFTKLFAGFE; from the coding sequence ATGACCGAGAAATGCAACTATCTCGGCATGCACCCGATAAGTCGCCCCCTGGCCTGCCTCGCGGTCGCCGGGATCCTGTTCGCCGGCGCCTGCACGAACCCGGCCGATGCCGAGACCCAGCCGATCGCGGCGCCCGCGGTCTCGGTGTCCGCAGCCTCCGCTTCGGCGTCGCCCGCCGTCTCGGTGTCCGCCTCCCCGAGCGCCACGGCCGGTGCGTCGCCCAGCGTCTCGGCCGGCCTCGCGTCCAGCGCACCGGCCTCTGCCACGGCTCCGGCGCCGGCATCGGCTTCCGCCGGGGACGACGAGGGACCGGTCGTCGCCCCGTACGTCGACATCCTCGGCACCGGCACGGACATCGAGGAGGTGCACGAGAAGACCGGTCTGACCGATTTCTCGCTCGCGTTCGTGCTGGCCGACGCGGCGGGCACCTGCACGCCGACCTGGGGCGGGACCACCGCGCTGGACGACAGCGCGGTGGCCGGCGAGATCGAGGCGATCGACGGGATCGGCGGGGAGGTGATCGTCTCCACGGGTGGCGCGACCGGGACGTACCTGGAGAACGTCTGCTCGTCGGGTGACCTCGCGGACGCGTACGCGGATGCCCTGGACGCCGCCGGCAGCAACCACCTCGACGTCGACATCGAGCAGGACGTCGACCACCGGACCGTGGCCGCGGCCCTGGCCGAGCTGCAGGCCGGCCGGGGCACCGCGATCAGCCTGACCCTGCCGGTCGGCGGCACCGAGACCGGGCTCACCGACGCCGACGTCGAGCTGCTGCGCACGCTGGCCGACGCGGGCGTCGAGCTCACCGTCAACGCGATGACCATGAACTTCAGCTACGACAGCGGCTGGGGCGAGGCGATGACCGAGGCCACCGAGGCGGTGCACGCCGACCTGGCGACGGTCTGGCCCGGCCGCACCGAGGCCCAGCTGTACGCGATGCTCGGTGTCACCCCGATGATCGGAGTCAACGACACCGGGCCGGTCACCACCGTCGCGAACGCCCGGACCGTGCTCGCCTTCGCGGCGGCGAAAGGGCTGGGCTTCGTCCGGTTCTGGTCGGTCAACCGGGACAACGGCGACTGCGGCGACGGCGAGCTGAGCGGCACGTGCAGCGGCATCTCGCAGTCCGACTACGCGTTCACCAAACTCTTCGCCGGCTTCGAGTAG